One Longimicrobium sp. DNA segment encodes these proteins:
- a CDS encoding NAD(P)-dependent oxidoreductase, whose protein sequence is MEIFVTGATGVLGRPVVRLLAGGGHRVRALSRSGSNDELLRRLGAVPVRADLFDPAAVRGAVAGSEAVLHLATRIPPRSQARRPEAWAENDRIRTEGTRNLVDAALAAGASAFLYPGVCFVLADGGSDWIDSAGASAEAAPLLASSLAAEAEVERFAAGGGRGVVLRMGYFYGPEAESTLDTLALARRGALLLIGAGDAYFPSIWVDDAAAAVAAALEGAPSGVYDVVDDEPLTRRELAKAVAEAAGRPFVVRPPVWLLKLAAGDDAMFMARSQRVSNRRFKEAAGWAPSVRDAREGWRRVAELMRQPQGEGAPPR, encoded by the coding sequence ATGGAGATCTTCGTGACCGGCGCCACGGGGGTGCTCGGGCGCCCCGTGGTGCGGCTGCTGGCGGGCGGGGGGCACCGCGTGCGCGCTCTCTCCCGCTCCGGCTCCAACGACGAGCTGCTGCGCCGGCTGGGCGCCGTGCCGGTGCGCGCCGACCTCTTCGACCCCGCGGCGGTTCGCGGCGCGGTGGCGGGGAGCGAGGCGGTGCTCCACCTGGCCACGCGCATCCCGCCGCGGAGCCAGGCGCGCCGCCCCGAGGCGTGGGCCGAGAACGACCGCATCCGCACCGAGGGGACGCGCAACCTGGTGGACGCGGCGCTGGCGGCGGGCGCCTCCGCCTTCCTCTACCCCGGCGTCTGCTTCGTGCTGGCGGACGGCGGGAGCGACTGGATCGACTCCGCGGGCGCCTCGGCCGAGGCCGCGCCGCTGCTGGCCTCGTCGCTGGCGGCGGAGGCGGAGGTGGAGCGCTTCGCGGCCGGGGGCGGGCGCGGGGTCGTGCTGCGCATGGGCTACTTCTACGGCCCGGAAGCCGAGTCGACGCTCGACACGCTGGCGCTGGCCCGCCGCGGCGCCCTGCTCCTGATCGGCGCGGGCGACGCCTACTTCCCCAGCATCTGGGTGGACGACGCCGCGGCCGCCGTCGCCGCCGCGCTGGAGGGGGCGCCCTCGGGCGTCTACGACGTGGTGGACGACGAGCCGCTCACCCGCCGCGAGCTGGCGAAGGCCGTGGCCGAGGCGGCGGGGCGGCCGTTCGTGGTGCGCCCGCCGGTGTGGCTGCTCAAGCTGGCCGCGGGCGACGACGCGATGTTCATGGCGCGCAGCCAGCGCGTCTCCAACCGCCGCTTCAAGGAGGCCGCGGGCTGGGCCCCCTCGGTGCGCGACGCCCGCGAAGGGTGGCGCCGCGTGGCCGAACTGATGCGCCAGCCGCAGGGCGAAGGCGCGCCCCCGCGCTGA